The following proteins are encoded in a genomic region of Brachypodium distachyon strain Bd21 chromosome 1, Brachypodium_distachyon_v3.0, whole genome shotgun sequence:
- the LOC100836810 gene encoding pentatricopeptide repeat-containing protein At4g21065, which translates to MPPRAPPPRRRPYTTTAPASNPTASPSRAAEQHCLRLLERSSTPASLLQSFAFLLKSGLHSNPLVVTRLFAASASAAPALLEPLVSSLLGPSLPLDAFLVNTLIRTHVTSPFPSARRRAAAFFPLMLRAAVAPNKFTFPFLLKSCAALPGSPDVGLQAHAAALKFGFAADHYVSNTLIHMYSCFGAGFLGDARNVFERMPRESAVTWSAMIGGYVRAGLSSDAVVLFRGMQVSGVRPDEVTVIGVLAAAADLGALELTRWVGRFVEREGIGKSVTLCNALIDTLAKCGDVDGAVAVFEGMEERTVVSWTSVIDALAMEGRGKEAVGVFEEMKAVGVLPDDVAFIGVLTACSHAGMVDEGRGYFDSMKTEYGIEPKIEHYGCMVDMFGRAGMVEQGLEFVRAMPMKPNPIIWRTLVAACRAHGRLELGESITRNLLNEFPAHEANYVMLSNVYALTQRWKEKSEIRREMSKRGIKKVPGCSLVELDGEVHEFIAGDESHPQYKEIYRMVEEMSRELRRIGHIAATSEVLLDLDEEDKEGALQWHSEKLAIAFVLLRTPPGTQVRVVKNLRVCSDCHAAIKCISQVYNREIVVRDRSRFHRFKDGSCSCKDFW; encoded by the coding sequence ATgccgccccgcgccccgcctccgcgccgccgcccatacACCACCACAGCGCCCGCCTCGAACCCCACGGCGTCGCCGTCGCGCGCTGCCGAGCAGCATTGCCTCCGCCTCCTGGAGCGCTCCTCGACGCCCGCGTCGCTCCTCCAGTCCTTCGCCTTCCTCCTCAAGTCCGGCCTCCACTCCAACCCGCTCGTCGTCACCAGGCtcttcgccgcctccgcctccgccgccccggcgctccttgagccactagtctcctccctcctcggcccCTCCCTCCCGCTGGACGCCTTCCTCGTCAACACCCTCATCCGCACCCACGTCACCTCCCCGTTCccctccgcgcgccgccgcgccgcggccTTCTTCCCGCTCAtgctccgcgccgccgtcgcccccaACAAGTTTACCTTCCCCTTTCTCCTCAAGTCTTGCGCCGCGCTCCCGGGGTCCCCCGACGTCGGCCTCCAGGCCCACGCCGCCGCACTCAAGTTCGGCTTCGCGGCAGATCACTACGTATCCAATACACTGATACACATGTACTCCTGCTTTGGCGCGGGGTTCCTCGGGGACGCGCGGAATGTGTTCGAGAGAATGCCTAGGGAGAGCGCAGTTACCTGGAGCGCCATGATCGGCGGGTATGTGCGTGCGGGTCTGTCGAGTGATGCAGTCGTGTTGTTCAGGGGGATGCAGGTCAGCGGAGTGCGGCCAGATGAGGTGACGGTGATCGGAGttctggcggccgccgctgatTTGGGCGCGCTCGAGCTCACACGGTGGGTTGGGCGTTTTGTGGAGAGGGAGGGGATAGGGAAGTCTGTTACACTTTGCAATGCGCTGATTGACACGCTCGCCAAGTGCGGGGATGTAGATGGAGCAGTGGCGGTGTTTGAGGGGATGGAGGAGAGGACTGTTGTGTCATGGACGTCGGTGATTGATGCTCTTGCCATGGAGGGTCGTGGGAAGGAGGCTGTTGGGGTGTTCGAGGAAATGAAGGCTGTAGGTGTGCTGCCTGATGACGTTGCATTCATCGGGGTGCTCACTGCATGTAGCCATGCTGGAATGGTTGATGAAGGTCGTGGCTATTTTGATTCAATGAAGACAGAGTACGGCATTGAGCCTAAGATCGAGCATTACGGTTGTATGGTTGACATGTTTGGTCGTGCTGGCATGGTTGAGCAGGGGTTGGAGTTTGTTCGTGCAATGCCCATGAAACCAAACCCAATAATTTGGCGGACACTAGTAGCTGCTTGTCGTGCTCATGGTCGGCTTGAGCTGGGCGAAAGCATCACCCGGAACCTTCTTAATGAGTTCCCTGCTCATGAGGCCAACTACGTTATGCTCTCTAATGTATATGCATTGACACAGAGATGGAAGGAGAAGTCAGAGATTAGGAGGGAGATGAGCAAGAGAGGAATCAAGAAGGTGCCAGGCTGCAGCCTTGTTGAGCTTGATGGAGAGGTCCATGAGTTCATAGCAGGAGACGAGTCACATCCACAGTACAAGGAGATATACAGGATGGTCGAGGAGATGTCAAGAGAGCTAAGGCGCATTGGGCACATTGCTGCTACATCAGAGGTACTCCTTGATCTTGATGAGGAGGACAAGGAGGGTGCGCTTCAGTGGCACAGTGAGAAGCTAGCAATTGCATTTGTGCTACTGAGGACTCCTCCTGGAACACAGGTCCGGGTGGTAAAAAACCTCCGTGTATGCTCAGATTGTCATGCGGCAATAAAGTGCATTTCACAGGTTTATAATCGGGAGATCGTAGTGCGTGATCGGAGCCGTTTCCATCGCTTCAAGGATGGTTCATGCTCGTGCAAGGATTTCTGGTGA